A stretch of the Synechocystis sp. PCC 7338 genome encodes the following:
- a CDS encoding MASE1 domain-containing protein: MLIYLPKSLRRRLAKTLPSLALAIALSLCTALAYGMLGRGQQWLSLGLGQGIALALWWQGTNIMALALGLTIAPMIVLGDPPLALALGMISTVVVLLAGWGLNMLEFSPQGQRLQDGMVFLLAGVGLGATLTAIAALLLSLWQGDSRIWWTGALAWLGSATGILLATPLLFKLRYSRWTWPWSTQIDRLRRLEALVCAGLLLMLARLIFTGDDLIPLADRGAIYTQRLEYLPFPVVVWASIRFPAWGGILSTSGLALLAIAATVQGHGSFNVQSADQSGAMILLQMFFLVLGTTSLLLSVAVRERRRTEEQLRGSWERERLLAEVALRVRQSLHLGTIFQTTVTEVRHLLHTDRVYIALLQGHSPLAVVAESCSPDYTVPLNAQNRASQKSEEMIIETIPSEAMVVHHPDQLTKGDSLRRSFLRYQVKSLLAIPLATVDGRLGMIVVHHCQQPRHWQKAEVRLLEQLATQVAIAIQQAQLYQRVQTLNANLEKQVGQRTAELEDKMAELQDLQQMKALFVQAISHDLRTSVMGLLMVLKNLLTAKGDSLTLPRHLLDSLIRSGDRQLTLLNALCEEQTAECRPLHLAPQALQLQPFLQQICHQWRSACEQHQVNLNLKCDETIPPLQGDPHYIKQVFDNLLGNALNHNPPGIALTLAVQPEGNMVRFTLSDNGKGMAKDQCEHLFRLYLRNRHNQRLTGIGLGCYQSRQIVEAHGGHIGVTSSPGQGSHFWFTLPLAI, translated from the coding sequence ATGCTGATTTACTTACCCAAGTCCCTCCGCCGGAGGCTGGCCAAAACTTTGCCGTCTTTAGCATTGGCGATCGCCCTGAGCCTGTGCACGGCATTAGCCTACGGAATGTTAGGCCGGGGGCAACAATGGCTTAGTTTGGGCTTGGGACAGGGCATAGCCCTAGCGCTCTGGTGGCAGGGCACCAACATTATGGCTCTGGCTTTGGGGTTAACCATTGCCCCTATGATAGTACTAGGAGATCCCCCCCTGGCATTGGCCCTAGGGATGATTAGCACAGTGGTGGTGCTGTTAGCCGGTTGGGGACTGAATATGCTGGAGTTTTCCCCCCAGGGTCAACGGCTCCAGGATGGCATGGTCTTTTTGCTAGCGGGGGTGGGGCTGGGGGCCACTCTAACGGCGATCGCCGCGCTGTTGTTATCTCTCTGGCAGGGGGATAGTCGTATTTGGTGGACAGGGGCTTTGGCCTGGTTGGGTAGTGCCACCGGCATTTTGCTAGCCACTCCCCTGCTGTTCAAGCTTAGATATAGTCGCTGGACTTGGCCTTGGTCAACCCAGATTGATCGGCTCCGACGCTTGGAAGCCCTGGTCTGTGCTGGTCTTTTGTTGATGTTAGCCAGGCTAATCTTTACCGGGGATGACCTCATTCCCTTGGCGGATCGGGGAGCCATCTATACCCAACGGTTGGAGTATTTACCCTTTCCCGTTGTGGTTTGGGCCAGCATTCGCTTTCCGGCCTGGGGGGGAATTCTCTCCACTTCAGGCTTGGCCCTGTTGGCGATCGCCGCTACGGTGCAGGGCCATGGCTCTTTTAACGTCCAAAGTGCCGACCAAAGCGGGGCCATGATTCTCCTGCAGATGTTTTTTTTGGTTTTAGGCACCACCAGTCTATTGTTATCGGTGGCAGTGAGGGAAAGGCGCCGCACCGAAGAGCAATTGCGGGGCAGTTGGGAACGGGAACGATTATTGGCGGAGGTGGCCCTACGGGTGCGGCAGTCGTTGCATTTGGGCACCATTTTCCAAACTACGGTGACGGAAGTGCGCCATTTATTGCACACTGACCGGGTTTATATCGCTCTTTTGCAGGGGCATAGTCCGTTGGCAGTGGTGGCTGAGTCCTGCAGTCCTGACTATACCGTCCCCCTCAATGCTCAGAATAGGGCTTCCCAAAAGTCAGAGGAAATGATAATTGAAACCATTCCTAGCGAAGCAATGGTGGTCCATCATCCTGACCAATTGACCAAGGGGGACTCACTGCGGCGTAGTTTTTTGCGTTATCAGGTGAAAAGCTTGCTGGCCATTCCCCTCGCTACGGTGGATGGCAGGTTGGGCATGATTGTGGTTCATCACTGTCAACAGCCCCGCCATTGGCAAAAGGCTGAGGTGCGTTTACTAGAACAATTGGCCACCCAAGTGGCGATCGCCATTCAGCAGGCCCAACTTTATCAACGGGTACAAACCTTGAATGCCAATTTGGAAAAGCAAGTGGGGCAACGGACCGCCGAGTTAGAGGACAAAATGGCGGAATTACAGGATCTCCAGCAAATGAAAGCTCTCTTTGTCCAGGCCATTTCCCACGACCTCCGCACTTCCGTCATGGGCTTACTGATGGTGCTGAAAAATTTATTAACCGCCAAAGGGGATAGCCTAACCCTGCCCCGCCATCTCCTCGATAGTCTGATCCGCAGTGGCGATCGCCAGTTAACTCTCCTCAATGCCCTCTGTGAAGAACAAACTGCCGAATGTCGCCCCCTCCATCTTGCCCCCCAAGCTCTGCAACTCCAACCCTTTTTGCAACAAATTTGTCACCAATGGCGATCGGCCTGTGAGCAACATCAGGTAAATCTCAACCTAAAATGTGACGAGACCATACCTCCTCTCCAGGGAGACCCCCACTACATCAAGCAGGTATTCGACAACCTTTTGGGCAATGCTCTCAACCATAATCCCCCAGGTATTGCCCTCACCCTGGCGGTTCAACCGGAGGGCAATATGGTGCGCTTTACCCTCAGTGACAACGGTAAAGGCATGGCCAAAGACCAGTGCGAGCATCTTTTCCGGCTCTATTTACGCAACCGCCATAACCAAAGATTGACCGGTATTGGTTTGGGGTGTTATCAGTCCCGGCAAATTGTCGAAGCCCACGGCGGCCATATTGGTGTTACCAGCAGTCCGGGGCAAGGTTCCCATTTTTGGTTTACCCTCCCCTTAGCAATTTAG
- the hemA gene encoding glutamyl-tRNA reductase, with the protein MNIAVVGLSHKTAPVEIREKLSIQEAKLEEALTHLRSYPHIEEVTVISTCNRLEIYAVVTDTEKGVVEITQFLSETGNIPLATLRRYLFTLLHEDAVRHLMRVAAGLESLVLGEGQILAQVRTTHKLGQKYKGVGRLLDRLFKQAITAGRRVRTETDIGTGAVSISSAAVELVHRQVDLSSQKTVIIGAGKMACLLVKHLLAKGATDITIVNRSQRRSQDLANQFPQAQLTLCPLTEMFTAITAGDIVFTSTGATEPILDCQNLTSCVVNRKSLMLVDISVPRNVAADVHGMEQVRAFNVDDLKEVVAQNQASRRQMARQAEGLLEEEIAAFDLWWRSLETVPTISSLRSKVEDIREQELEKALSRLGSEFAEKHQEVIEALTRGIVNKILHEPMVQLRAQQDIEARKQCLRSLKMLFDLEVEEQFG; encoded by the coding sequence ATGAATATTGCCGTTGTGGGACTGAGCCATAAGACAGCCCCGGTGGAAATTCGCGAAAAACTCAGCATCCAAGAAGCTAAGTTGGAGGAAGCGTTAACCCATCTGCGGAGTTATCCCCACATCGAAGAAGTCACTGTCATTAGCACCTGTAACCGCCTGGAAATTTACGCGGTGGTGACGGACACGGAAAAGGGGGTGGTGGAAATTACCCAATTCCTTTCCGAAACTGGCAATATTCCCCTGGCAACCCTACGTCGTTATTTGTTTACCCTCCTCCACGAAGATGCGGTCCGCCATTTGATGCGGGTCGCCGCTGGGCTGGAAAGTTTGGTGCTGGGGGAAGGGCAAATCCTCGCCCAAGTGCGTACTACCCATAAGTTAGGACAGAAATATAAAGGGGTGGGTCGTCTGCTCGATCGCCTATTTAAACAGGCCATTACCGCCGGTCGTCGGGTCAGAACTGAAACGGATATTGGTACGGGGGCTGTGTCCATCAGTTCCGCCGCAGTGGAATTAGTCCATCGTCAGGTAGATTTATCGAGCCAAAAAACTGTCATTATCGGGGCTGGTAAAATGGCTTGCTTGCTGGTGAAACATTTGTTGGCCAAGGGAGCTACAGACATCACCATTGTTAACCGTTCCCAACGCCGTTCCCAGGATTTAGCTAATCAATTTCCCCAAGCCCAACTGACCCTCTGTCCCCTCACCGAGATGTTTACGGCGATCACCGCTGGGGACATTGTCTTCACCAGCACTGGGGCGACGGAACCAATTTTGGATTGCCAGAACTTGACTAGCTGTGTAGTTAACCGCAAGAGCTTAATGCTAGTGGATATTTCCGTGCCTCGGAACGTGGCGGCCGATGTCCATGGCATGGAACAAGTGCGAGCTTTCAATGTGGATGACCTCAAGGAAGTGGTGGCCCAAAACCAAGCCAGCCGTCGGCAGATGGCCAGGCAGGCAGAGGGGTTACTGGAAGAAGAAATTGCCGCCTTTGACCTCTGGTGGCGATCGCTGGAAACGGTCCCCACCATCAGTTCCCTTCGCAGTAAAGTGGAAGACATCCGGGAGCAGGAATTGGAAAAAGCGCTCTCCCGCCTAGGTAGCGAGTTTGCCGAAAAACACCAGGAAGTGATTGAAGCCCTCACCCGGGGCATTGTCAACAAAATTCTCCACGAACCCATGGTGCAACTGCGGGCCCAGCAAGACATTGAAGCCCGTAAACAATGCCTGCGCTCCCTCAAAATGCTGTTTGATTTGGAGGTAGAAGAACAGTTTGGTTAG
- a CDS encoding DUF362 domain-containing protein produces MVKPVSLLRAQSYEAVSLLASLRTLLEPLGGMGNFVKPGDRVLLKPNLLTGNRPGRECITRPEIVAAVAQLVQEAGGKPFMGDSPAFGSARGVAENNGYLPLLQALDIPIVEFRGGRYATDSDNFNHLRLSKEAMDADVVINLPKLKSHSQLTMTMGVKNLFGCVPGKMKAWWHMEAGKDANRFGEMLVETAKAIAPDLTILDGIMAHEGNGPMHGDPREVGLLAAGPDVFALDFVITDILQLDPATIPTMAAQERLGLNPTAAELTFPLAHPRDFLVENWKLPEVLMPIDFGLPRVLRSTFKHFYIRFVKEPLHIYTGKA; encoded by the coding sequence ATGGTCAAACCCGTTAGCTTGCTCCGTGCCCAATCCTACGAAGCAGTAAGTTTACTGGCTTCCCTGAGAACTTTGCTCGAACCCTTGGGGGGCATGGGCAACTTTGTTAAGCCAGGCGATCGGGTTTTGCTAAAGCCCAACTTGTTAACTGGCAACCGACCGGGCAGAGAATGTATTACCCGTCCCGAAATAGTGGCCGCCGTGGCCCAACTGGTGCAGGAAGCAGGCGGTAAGCCTTTTATGGGGGATAGTCCTGCGTTTGGGTCAGCCCGAGGTGTGGCAGAAAATAATGGCTATTTACCCCTATTGCAGGCGTTGGACATTCCCATTGTAGAATTCCGAGGAGGGCGCTACGCCACTGATAGTGATAATTTCAACCATTTACGTCTATCCAAGGAAGCGATGGATGCAGACGTGGTGATCAACCTACCCAAACTCAAATCCCATTCCCAATTGACCATGACCATGGGGGTGAAAAACCTATTTGGTTGCGTCCCCGGCAAAATGAAGGCTTGGTGGCACATGGAAGCTGGCAAGGATGCGAATCGCTTTGGGGAAATGCTGGTGGAAACTGCCAAGGCGATCGCCCCGGATTTAACTATTTTGGATGGCATTATGGCCCATGAAGGCAATGGCCCGATGCACGGTGACCCCAGGGAAGTGGGGTTATTGGCCGCTGGCCCCGATGTGTTTGCCCTGGATTTTGTCATCACCGATATTTTGCAACTAGACCCCGCTACTATTCCCACCATGGCCGCCCAGGAACGCCTAGGACTCAATCCCACCGCCGCTGAATTGACCTTTCCTCTCGCCCATCCCCGGGATTTCCTAGTGGAAAATTGGAAACTACCGGAAGTGTTGATGCCTATTGATTTTGGACTGCCCCGGGTATTGCGATCCACGTTCAAACACTTTTACATTCGCTTTGTCAAGGAACCCTTACATATCTATACGGGGAAAGCTTAG
- the sppA gene encoding signal peptide peptidase SppA, with product MKNFFQQMVASFLGTLAAIVVLLSLGASSLVLLFVLIAAEADPVLEEKTALILDLATPIRDTSPTLNLQQGLLGNREEILPLRTVVNAIEKAAGDDRIVALLIDGRRSNQVEGYANLSEVQQALAKFKQSGKKIIAYGLNYSELGYYLASTADSILINPMGGVEMNGLGTQPIFFTGALAKAGIGVQTLRVGSYKGAIEPYTRENLSPENRQQQQLLLEQIWQIYLTSVADNRSLTVPQLQAIANEEGLLFADIALRENLVDKVTYWDEALAELKQSGVWINDSDEADEEEEQEFRKISLAEYHRLQTWEAESHDQGPKVAIVYLEGSIVNGRGTWENIGGDRYGELLRTIRQDNDIKAVVLRINSPGGSASAADTIWREVELLQAQKPVIISMGNVAASGGYWIATAGEKIVAQPNTVTGSIGVFSILFNVENLGDRLGLNWDEVATGELANVGSSIKPKTELELAIFQRAVDRVYDVFLDKVGSARNLPSVALDSVAQGRVWTGLEAQKVGLVDQLGGLQTALTLAAAQAELGEQWQVKEYPTPRGLNSLLWSNLSHSFTQNSVVLPPFLQSNWQQLERELTELAQFNDPQGIYARLPFTFHFLNP from the coding sequence ATGAAGAATTTTTTCCAGCAAATGGTGGCTAGTTTCTTGGGAACACTGGCGGCCATTGTGGTTCTGCTTAGCCTTGGGGCTAGCAGTTTGGTGTTGTTGTTCGTACTGATTGCGGCTGAGGCAGACCCCGTACTGGAGGAAAAAACTGCCCTCATTCTCGATCTAGCTACCCCCATTCGGGACACCAGCCCCACCCTCAATTTACAGCAGGGTTTACTGGGCAATCGGGAAGAAATATTGCCCCTGCGAACGGTGGTTAATGCCATTGAAAAGGCCGCCGGAGATGACCGCATTGTGGCTCTGTTAATTGATGGTCGTCGCAGTAACCAAGTGGAAGGTTATGCCAACTTAAGTGAAGTGCAACAGGCCTTAGCTAAATTTAAACAATCGGGCAAAAAGATTATTGCCTACGGCCTTAACTATAGTGAACTAGGCTACTATTTGGCTTCCACTGCCGACTCCATTTTAATTAATCCCATGGGTGGGGTGGAAATGAACGGCTTGGGAACCCAGCCAATTTTTTTTACTGGAGCGTTGGCCAAGGCTGGCATTGGGGTCCAGACCCTGCGGGTAGGTAGCTACAAAGGGGCCATTGAACCTTACACCAGGGAAAACCTAAGTCCAGAAAATCGCCAGCAACAACAGCTCCTGCTAGAGCAAATTTGGCAAATTTATTTAACCAGTGTTGCTGATAATCGTTCATTAACAGTGCCCCAACTCCAGGCGATCGCCAATGAAGAAGGTTTACTCTTTGCCGACATAGCCCTAAGGGAAAATTTGGTGGACAAAGTGACCTATTGGGATGAAGCTTTGGCGGAGTTAAAACAGTCAGGGGTTTGGATTAATGACTCCGATGAAGCGGACGAAGAAGAAGAACAGGAGTTTAGAAAAATTAGTTTGGCTGAATACCATCGGCTGCAAACATGGGAAGCCGAAAGCCACGACCAAGGCCCCAAAGTAGCCATTGTTTACCTAGAAGGTTCCATTGTTAATGGTAGGGGGACTTGGGAAAATATCGGCGGCGATCGCTATGGGGAACTATTACGGACCATTCGTCAGGATAATGACATTAAAGCGGTGGTACTCAGAATTAATAGTCCCGGTGGTAGCGCCAGTGCGGCGGATACTATCTGGCGGGAAGTGGAGCTTTTACAGGCCCAGAAACCAGTGATTATTTCCATGGGCAATGTGGCGGCTTCCGGTGGTTACTGGATTGCCACCGCTGGGGAAAAAATTGTTGCCCAACCCAACACTGTCACCGGTTCCATTGGGGTATTTAGCATTCTCTTTAACGTGGAAAATTTAGGCGATCGTCTGGGGTTAAACTGGGACGAAGTGGCCACTGGAGAGTTGGCCAATGTGGGTTCCAGCATTAAACCCAAAACCGAGTTGGAGTTAGCTATTTTCCAACGGGCGGTGGATAGAGTTTACGACGTTTTTTTAGACAAGGTAGGTAGTGCCCGCAATTTACCCTCCGTCGCCTTGGATTCCGTGGCCCAGGGGAGAGTTTGGACTGGGCTGGAAGCTCAAAAAGTTGGGCTAGTGGATCAACTGGGGGGACTGCAAACGGCTTTGACCTTAGCGGCGGCCCAAGCAGAGTTGGGAGAGCAATGGCAAGTAAAGGAATATCCTACTCCAAGGGGGCTAAATTCCCTCCTATGGAGCAATCTCAGCCATAGTTTCACCCAGAACTCCGTCGTCCTACCACCATTTCTGCAAAGCAATTGGCAACAGTTGGAGCGAGAATTGACAGAGTTGGCCCAATTCAATGATCCCCAGGGTATTTATGCCCGCTTGCCCTTTACCTTCCATTTCCTTAATCCTTAA
- a CDS encoding alpha/beta fold hydrolase: protein MQLVNLHPPDRQRPSLLYLPGLDGTGKLFYRQRPELLDYFNLLALRLTPGPLPDDWSAIAKGLHQLIQQQEGLTLPLYFCGESFGGCLALAYSCLYPQEVAKLILVNPATAFDRRPWLQWGIPFHQWLPSALQTVTTLTGLPFLAAVERLQPRDRRQLLNAMRSIPPAIVAQRLALLQNFNQQGLDLGKISAPSLILASGRDLLLPSVEEAHKLQAHLPKAMVKILPHSGHACLLEKELSLQKILQSSQWLPELVLLNKNS from the coding sequence ATGCAGTTAGTTAATCTTCATCCCCCCGATCGTCAACGGCCAAGCTTGCTTTATTTACCTGGGTTGGATGGCACGGGTAAATTGTTTTATCGGCAGCGGCCGGAGTTGCTTGATTACTTTAACCTGCTAGCTCTGCGCCTGACTCCAGGGCCTCTTCCAGACGATTGGTCGGCGATCGCCAAGGGATTACACCAATTAATCCAGCAACAGGAGGGGTTAACGTTGCCCCTCTACTTCTGTGGAGAATCCTTCGGGGGATGCCTAGCTCTGGCCTATAGCTGTTTATATCCCCAGGAAGTGGCCAAGTTGATTTTGGTCAATCCCGCCACCGCCTTTGACCGTCGTCCTTGGTTACAGTGGGGCATTCCTTTCCATCAGTGGTTGCCCAGCGCTCTACAAACGGTCACTACCCTCACCGGGTTACCCTTTTTAGCCGCCGTAGAACGGTTACAGCCCCGGGATCGTCGCCAATTGCTCAATGCCATGCGCTCCATTCCCCCGGCGATCGTGGCCCAACGGTTAGCTCTATTGCAAAATTTCAACCAACAGGGATTGGACCTGGGAAAAATCAGTGCCCCCAGCTTAATTTTGGCCAGTGGTCGGGATTTACTACTGCCCTCCGTAGAAGAAGCTCACAAGTTACAGGCCCATCTTCCCAAGGCGATGGTGAAAATATTGCCCCACAGCGGCCACGCCTGTTTGCTGGAAAAAGAATTATCCCTACAAAAGATTTTGCAAAGTTCCCAATGGTTACCGGAGCTAGTTTTACTTAACAAAAATTCATGA
- a CDS encoding SDR family NAD(P)-dependent oxidoreductase, with the protein MANQNFPAHNHPQTVVIVGASGGIGLGFVRYFLTQVPFPVKIWATYRQAIAELENLARENPDRLTLVPLDITSESQIAQFSQQLGKTEVNWLINCVGILHVEDNPPEKSLRHLQLSQLQQYFAVNSIGPVLLAKHFLPHFRHASPSVFATISAKVGSIGDNQLGGWYGYRASKAALNMFLKNTAIEYRRVAPQCAVILLHPGTTDTSLSQPFQKNVPPEKLFTVERTVKQLMAILLQVKPENSGTFYSWDGTTLPW; encoded by the coding sequence ATGGCAAACCAGAATTTTCCAGCCCACAATCATCCCCAAACGGTGGTCATAGTGGGGGCATCCGGGGGCATTGGTTTAGGTTTTGTGCGTTATTTCCTTACCCAAGTTCCCTTTCCGGTCAAAATTTGGGCCACCTACCGCCAGGCGATCGCCGAGTTGGAAAATTTAGCTAGGGAAAATCCTGACCGTTTAACCCTAGTGCCGTTGGATATTACTTCAGAAAGCCAGATTGCACAATTCAGCCAGCAGTTGGGCAAAACCGAAGTTAATTGGCTAATTAATTGTGTGGGCATTCTCCATGTGGAAGATAACCCACCGGAGAAAAGTCTGCGCCATTTACAATTATCCCAATTACAGCAATATTTTGCCGTTAACAGCATTGGCCCAGTGTTGTTAGCCAAACACTTTCTACCCCATTTTCGCCATGCTTCCCCCAGTGTTTTTGCCACCATTTCCGCTAAAGTGGGGAGCATCGGGGACAACCAGTTGGGTGGATGGTACGGTTATCGAGCTTCTAAGGCGGCGCTGAATATGTTCTTGAAAAATACGGCGATCGAATATCGTCGAGTTGCGCCCCAATGTGCAGTAATTTTGCTCCATCCTGGTACCACTGATACCTCTTTGTCCCAACCATTTCAGAAAAATGTTCCCCCGGAAAAGTTATTTACTGTGGAGCGCACTGTTAAACAATTAATGGCAATTTTATTGCAGGTAAAACCGGAAAATAGTGGTACATTTTATAGTTGGGATGGCACAACTTTGCCTTGGTAA
- a CDS encoding Ycf51 family protein — MDVTIYLRWSAYATIASFIFMVLAFIFRWGFRFRLVGVTSFMTVLTVGIFGLGLGMFDRPAVEGSVRFNRVYDNGANQLVISVPVTVSPTEVEATLKQAANNYFSLGRISTDGNEQMVIRARTLIHPQPGLTKPLYLGSAYRTLGTKENDQIEIKLDRKALQELARSQPA; from the coding sequence ATGGACGTTACCATTTATCTTCGTTGGTCCGCCTACGCTACGATCGCCAGTTTTATTTTCATGGTGCTGGCCTTTATCTTCCGTTGGGGATTTCGCTTTCGCCTGGTGGGGGTGACGAGCTTCATGACGGTTTTAACAGTGGGTATTTTTGGCCTCGGTTTAGGCATGTTTGACCGCCCAGCGGTGGAAGGGTCGGTGCGCTTCAATCGGGTGTATGACAATGGTGCTAATCAACTTGTCATTAGTGTGCCGGTGACCGTATCCCCCACGGAAGTGGAAGCCACCCTCAAACAGGCCGCCAATAATTACTTTTCCCTCGGCCGCATTTCCACCGATGGCAATGAACAAATGGTCATTCGGGCTAGGACTTTAATCCATCCCCAACCTGGTTTAACCAAACCCCTCTATCTAGGCTCCGCCTACCGCACCCTAGGCACCAAGGAAAACGATCAAATTGAGATTAAACTTGACCGTAAAGCCCTCCAGGAATTAGCACGCAGTCAGCCGGCATGA
- a CDS encoding ABC transporter substrate-binding protein, whose product MRWVNKIAMSRVVEQRKTVIAREKNPGQQNYPSGRSWGQKLISTVLCCLVMAFSLGGCFSPELKDQVVFSVLSDPKTFNAVLSQESPNVFGYIYEGLIRENPLTGERTPALAQSWEISPDNLTITFTLRDGLRWSDGEPLTVDDVLFSYNDLYLNPKIPNNYRDGLKVGESQAEPKITKVGDRQVAFNIPEPFAPFLDTAQFPILPAHILRETVEKTDENGNPLLLSTWGTNTPPDQIVVNGPYKLARYVTSQRVIFSKNPYYWEKGPNGESLPYIPRVVWAIVESTDTSLLQFRSGSLDSLGVPPESFSLLKQEEERGNFVIYNGGPTYTSTYLTFNLNQGKRQGKPLVDPIKSRWFNNLNFRQAIAYGIDRERMVNNIYRGLGEKQNSFIPVQSPFFNPDVKVYSYDPEKAQALLKAGGFTYNNQQQLLDDQGNRVRFVLNTNAGNKVREALGTQIQEDLSKLGIQVDFSPISFGVLVDKLSNSLEWDAVVLGLTGGNDPHIPNVWYVKGNLHMFNQHPQAGAQPLQGQTVAPWEQNIANLALKASQIIPQQERSLVYDQMQMEVQEYLPFIYLVSPYSLSAVRNRFCGIEYSALGGAFWNLPSISFCDHPPLAETSSAGPGEE is encoded by the coding sequence ATGCGTTGGGTAAACAAAATAGCAATGAGTAGGGTGGTGGAGCAAAGAAAGACGGTGATCGCCAGGGAAAAAAATCCAGGCCAGCAAAATTATCCGTCCGGTCGGAGTTGGGGGCAAAAATTAATCAGTACGGTGTTGTGTTGCCTAGTCATGGCCTTTTCCCTGGGAGGGTGTTTTTCACCGGAACTGAAGGACCAGGTGGTTTTTTCCGTGCTCAGTGACCCCAAAACCTTCAACGCGGTGCTGTCCCAGGAATCCCCCAACGTTTTTGGTTATATCTACGAAGGGCTAATCAGGGAAAATCCCCTCACTGGGGAAAGAACACCAGCTTTGGCACAAAGTTGGGAAATTTCGCCGGATAATTTGACCATCACTTTTACCCTCAGGGACGGTCTACGCTGGTCGGACGGAGAACCCCTCACCGTCGATGACGTACTATTTTCCTACAATGATCTTTATTTAAACCCCAAAATTCCCAATAATTACCGGGACGGTTTGAAGGTGGGAGAAAGTCAGGCCGAACCGAAGATCACAAAAGTAGGCGATCGCCAGGTGGCTTTTAACATCCCAGAACCCTTTGCCCCCTTTTTAGACACAGCCCAATTTCCGATTTTGCCCGCCCATATTCTGCGGGAAACGGTGGAAAAGACCGATGAAAATGGTAATCCTTTACTTTTGAGCACCTGGGGCACCAACACTCCCCCGGATCAAATTGTGGTCAACGGTCCCTATAAATTAGCCCGCTACGTCACCAGCCAACGGGTAATTTTTAGTAAGAATCCCTACTACTGGGAAAAGGGCCCCAACGGTGAATCCCTACCCTATATTCCCCGGGTGGTGTGGGCCATTGTGGAAAGCACCGATACATCCCTGCTGCAATTTCGTTCTGGTAGTTTAGATTCCCTGGGAGTGCCGCCGGAATCCTTTTCCCTGCTCAAACAGGAAGAGGAACGGGGTAATTTCGTCATTTACAACGGTGGTCCTACCTACACCAGTACCTATTTAACTTTTAATCTCAACCAAGGTAAGCGCCAGGGCAAACCCCTCGTGGACCCAATTAAATCTCGCTGGTTTAATAATCTTAATTTCCGCCAGGCGATCGCCTATGGCATTGACCGGGAAAGAATGGTTAATAACATTTATCGGGGACTGGGGGAAAAGCAAAATTCCTTCATTCCTGTGCAATCTCCCTTTTTTAATCCCGATGTCAAAGTCTATAGCTATGACCCAGAAAAAGCGCAAGCATTACTAAAAGCCGGGGGGTTTACCTACAACAATCAACAACAATTATTGGATGATCAGGGTAACCGTGTCCGCTTTGTGCTCAACACCAACGCCGGCAATAAAGTGCGGGAAGCTTTGGGTACCCAAATTCAAGAAGATCTAAGTAAATTGGGCATTCAGGTGGACTTTAGTCCCATCAGTTTTGGCGTGTTAGTGGACAAATTAAGCAATAGTTTGGAATGGGATGCGGTGGTTTTAGGACTGACCGGGGGCAACGATCCCCATATACCTAATGTTTGGTACGTTAAGGGCAATTTGCATATGTTTAACCAGCATCCCCAGGCCGGCGCCCAGCCGTTGCAAGGACAAACGGTGGCTCCCTGGGAGCAGAACATTGCCAATTTGGCCCTAAAAGCTTCCCAAATTATTCCCCAGCAAGAACGCAGTCTGGTTTACGACCAAATGCAGATGGAGGTGCAGGAATATTTACCCTTTATTTATTTGGTGAGTCCCTATTCCCTTTCGGCGGTGAGGAATCGCTTTTGCGGCATTGAATATTCCGCCCTAGGGGGAGCGTTCTGGAATTTACCTTCCATTAGTTTTTGTGACCATCCACCACTGGCGGAGACTAGTTCTGCTGGGCCGGGGGAGGAGTAG